The genomic segment GATGatctgaaagacaaaaaagactCCAAATATGATTCCGATGAAAAGTCTCACTACATGAGCCCACCTAGActaaaaaagaagcaaacgaGTCCCATTTACGTTTCAGCTGAGCAACGGAAACAGTGCCAGGATTTGCTGAAGAGTAAATGCAAAGAATTGCACAAGAACCAGAAAGAGAGCAAAACTATCAAGACCGAAGAACAAAGCCAGACCCTTCCTCACGCCAAGGACTCGATAAGGGACAAGCAAACAGAGATAATCCAAGAGACCTCTAAGAAAAGTCCGGAACTGTccttggaagaaaaagtaatcTTGGATAGAAGGAAATCCGAAGAACAGTTCTCTCATTCATCCAAGCCCAAAGTGTCCTTTAAAATCGCTAAGGTGTCAATTGCTCGGCCCAAAATACCAACAATTCTACATTCTAGTTTCAAGATTCCAAAGAAGGTTGAACCAGAGCTAGTGGAGgcaaacacaaaagacaacaagAATGATGTTACGGCTACAAGCAGGACAGCCACatgtgggagtgaacacagtGTTTCTGAGGCAGCCACAAACAGCTTGAAACATGCTCAtagctgggaaaaaaaagacaagacttCATCTTTGTTATATGTCCCTCCCACTACAAGTGAGGTCTTGGCACAGCAGGTGAGTGTGTGCATATGAGGCCTGAAAGTTAAGTTCaaatcatgctttttgttGTCCATTCTAGATGCAAGTGGCAGAAGAGCTTCACCTTGCCCGCTTTGAGAAGAGATTAGAGGTGGATGTAATGCAGAGCTATGGAGAGCTCACCTGTATGGATATAGACCCCCCAGAAGAGAGGGCGACAAGTACTCTCTGTGAGTTTTGGCACTGTCTGATAAAATGggagagataaaaaaaaaagatcagcaATTGCGTTTTAATAGTATTTCCGTTAATACGGTTGCAGTTTGCACTTACTGCATCACACGCTAAAGTGTCCTGTGAGTTTAGTTCGGACAAATTGGACTCTATATTATGACATAGGGATGGGAATATTTGATCCAAATGTCTAAACTGTTGTCATATCACCTCATGaatgtttacttttattttttcaggtGCACATCCTGCTCAGCAAAATGTAATCCTTGTTTTGGACACCAATATTCTCCTTAGTCATTTGGATTATGTGAAAAAGATGCAACATCGGGGCCTTGGAGGTGATgtcaattttgaaatgatgccacaatttaaaaagaccCTGCCATAAATGTTGGAATTGTGTTATCACAAGCTATATTGGCCATGTTGAGATACCTATCGAATGAGCTTGTCGTCTGATGCACATTTCCTGTGTTTGTAGCTTTGGGTTTGCCAATTGTCCTAATCCCCTGGGTGGTGCTTCAGGAGCTGGATTCTCTCAAAAAGGGGAAAGGCCTCACAAATTCCGTGGCTCATCTGGCTTGTCCCGCCATTTCCTATATCTATAACTCTCTGAAAAGGCGAGAAAGACACCTTTGGGGGCAGTCAATGCAGCAGGCTGCTGAAAGTAACAGTGAGTACAGTGCTACCGTATGTCCACTAAGTGGTAGTATTACTCTGCTATTTCTTTCTACAGGTAATTCAGTCATTATATCGCTCATGACGTGGCAATAATAAGTCAAAACTTAAACCTCCAGATTGTGCTTTGCCTTCTGTGTGctggaattctttttttctcattctgTCTCTGTCATTCCCCTCAGATAGTCTTATGGCTGAGAATAATGATGACAAAGTGCTGCAGTGCTGCCTTCAGTATCAGAGTTTGTACCCAGACTGTGCTCTCATTCTGTGCACGTGAGTTTCCCCCTCGCGACACTGCTTCTGCAGCAGCAGCCCTGTGTCCACTGCATATCATGCATATGCATCATGTCAtcttttcttctcattttctCCTGCTACTTTAGAAATGATAAAAATCTATGCACCAAGGCTGTCCTTAGTGGAGTTCAGGCCTTGAGCAAGGCCGACTTGGAGGCAGAGGTTGAGAAATCACGACACGACCTGAAGCACCTCCAAAGCAATGTGCTCCAGAGGCTTCCTGAAATGGACGCGCCAATGCCCCCGCTAATGCCGGGAAGCAGTTGCACAGCAGCGCCGTCGCTTACTCAAGAACGTCTGTCTTTATGTCTCCCAAAGGAAGGTGAGACAGTATGAACAACAAGAAATAACTTGGCAACAGCACATACTGTACCACCCATGCACATTCCATGTTCGCCTTTCTTATTATCTCTATCATTACCCCTCCTAATGCTCATACCTCAACACCCATCAAACACATTTAGGATCAACTCAGACagaattttcatttcattcatgaaGTTATAAGGATGATAATCCTTGTTATGTGTTCCAATAGTGTCAATATGTGTCATATTTTACACATTTCTGTTTGATTTGTTCCACaatattttccttttattcatttttttgtttgttatttaaaCAAACTGTGACTTCTCTAGGTGTAATCACCAGGTGCTCCAATACACTTGACATTGCATCGCAGTGTATGTTCAGTCATTTCTGTCATGTTAACATGTACATACGTGTTTGAGAAAAGCTTAGCTTCTGTTCTCATGACTGTACCTCCACTCATGTAGACACATGCATCTCATTCCAGATAGCAAAAGCcccagagtggaagaggacAAGAATATCGAAAGATGTGTCTCTGAGCTCAAGGGCTGCCTGCAGGAGGTGCTGTCCAATGTGCTCGAGATGGAGATGAAAGCTTCTTATGGTGACTTATGGCAAGAGGTATGAATGTAATGGAGGAACATTTTCACTTCTGATGGAACatgtgcaaatatttgaacGAGTGATTTAGTGTCATCTCAATTCTAAGTTAATCACACCTGCTggtctgtttgttttcacgCAAATGTGTCACATGCATTCAAATATGGGATTTTGTGTACTTTTCTCTAGATCATCTACATCAAGCCGCCCTGGGATCTTCTTGACATTTtacattgtttgaaaaagcaCTGGATAGCTGTATTTGGCTTCATTGTCCCACGACCTTTGCTGCAAACAGTTATAAAGCTCATCGACTTCTTTAAACGAGGTAAGCAGTCTGTATAATAGGTAAGAAACAGGAtgtgggaaaaagaaaagtcaaagtcaaagtcccaatgatcgtcacacactgGAACTCACATTTTTAGAcaatttatttgtaaatgaTGGTAGAAAATAAGTATTCAATGATCAATCAATAACATACATGCAAGGGCTAATATGGGGTGCCAAAAAAATAGAACTTGTAGAACCTGTAATGTAATATGTGTTTCCAAAATTGTGATGATTGTCTTACAAATTGAAATGCTAATGCATACGAGCTGTAAAGAGCTGACTGGTTTCTCAGTGAACACAAGTTGTAACTGAGTCATCCATCGCCTGCTCAAAAGCCTCGGTCCACTGGGGAATGACGTTGGCTGCTCTGCACTGCAGCAGAACTCCCCAGAACAACAGACGGAATTAGGTCACCTTCTCTGATATGTGTCAGTGCACTGCTGAGTCATTCTGCGGCGGGCGCCTCGTCATAGGGCTGGCTCTCAGTCCCTTTACTGTAATCTAATGAAATGACCCTTAATCATGTATCATCAatgcagaaaatcagcctcccCTTCTTTCCAACTGTGCATCTGGGTAGGGACGTGTACTTTAGCACAGTCACTCATCCTTCTCGTCCATGATGTTGTTGCGCGTGTCCTTGGTCCACAAGCACTATTGTCCATTTGTGCCATTCCTGTCTAAAAGAGCTGGCAAATAATGGAGAAGGTAGAGAAAAGGCTTGCCTCTGAAGGCTGAGTGGTGGGAAAATGACCAAGCTCAATTCtaggcttcttttttttttcttcaataggTCGAAGTTATCTTTGAATGCTAAATGTTGTGCAAGAGGGGCATCATAAtatgttgttattttgttattgCTTTCAAAGACCTTGTTGTTGGGTTAGGATAGTGAAATGTATGATGAGAAAGGAAATATATTGGGAGCATGTAttttgcacacatgcacatattttgtccatatttaaAATGGCCTATTTATGAGGCATCCGATTAGGAGTGCGCGGTGGTGCTGTTTGGCCACCGAGTAGCACCGATGAAAAATTGCCCATCCCTGCTGTTGCTTGTCCCTTGTAGCTATATAAAGTCATGTTGGGAACACAGCGGTCGCGGTATGTTGCGCTGCGGTTAGTTCTACAACACTATAAACTTTAACTGCAATACCTCGCATTATTAAATACCTTTCCAGAAGTGTCAAACTGAACATTAATCTCCAGCATAATTTGGGTACCTATATTTGGTATTGATTCCACCATTCTAATAATAAGCAAATCGTCCATTTTGCGTTTCCTTCTTGATGTATTGCAGTTCGACATGGATGTCATGACTGTTGCCTTTAAATATGGATGAGAAGACCTTAAAGGGCataaaggtgttttttttgttcttgcagGTCAATCTAGGGACCGTAGTTCAATTTTGGTGACTGTTCAAGAAGCAAAGG from the Syngnathus acus chromosome 4, fSynAcu1.2, whole genome shotgun sequence genome contains:
- the swt1 gene encoding transcriptional protein SWT1, giving the protein MSGTSRKRKRKRSSKEDEGSKDQRKDDTSKRKDNENRSSSQCTKHREGTARVEEESRQIKKAVYKLHTTEKTDKRRVSQADVANKAEPPIANKDKVTSGSKIKEKSPSRSWHIRKRARDDLKDKKDSKYDSDEKSHYMSPPRLKKKQTSPIYVSAEQRKQCQDLLKSKCKELHKNQKESKTIKTEEQSQTLPHAKDSIRDKQTEIIQETSKKSPELSLEEKVILDRRKSEEQFSHSSKPKVSFKIAKVSIARPKIPTILHSSFKIPKKVEPELVEANTKDNKNDVTATSRTATCGSEHSVSEAATNSLKHAHSWEKKDKTSSLLYVPPTTSEVLAQQMQVAEELHLARFEKRLEVDVMQSYGELTCMDIDPPEERATSTLCAHPAQQNVILVLDTNILLSHLDYVKKMQHRGLGALGLPIVLIPWVVLQELDSLKKGKGLTNSVAHLACPAISYIYNSLKRRERHLWGQSMQQAAESNNSLMAENNDDKVLQCCLQYQSLYPDCALILCTNDKNLCTKAVLSGVQALSKADLEAEVEKSRHDLKHLQSNVLQRLPEMDAPMPPLMPGSSCTAAPSLTQERLSLCLPKEDSKSPRVEEDKNIERCVSELKGCLQEVLSNVLEMEMKASYGDLWQEIIYIKPPWDLLDILHCLKKHWIAVFGFIVPRPLLQTVIKLIDFFKRGQSRDRSSILVTVQEAKEFVKEFGKRVSLVPRALTAMNNIIQKLQPQPESAASDVVMNEDDEAKQPPSSHVPHQEVWAMFENIWCKVCEISMEVFKALAFDPHTRQSALSVGGPAPPQDAVVCLSQISSMVSQLLQAFIGVLCSSAGLREVQELLSTIRSNKMVDVNFPLADTDLLSCFSQTDYREKLNIGVNQLTELKEALDHCVQTTAQHVNLNM